In Legionella lytica, one genomic interval encodes:
- a CDS encoding heme lyase CcmF/NrfE family subunit, producing MIAELGLFSLILALMASLALAVIPLIGLQLKRPEWMDAAKSYVVAQFLFIALTYILLTICFLKDDFTVIYVMSNSSVALPWFYKLCAVWGGHEGSMLLWVAILSFWTLMVACFSTGLDKEMRTRVLVVLGWLSIGFILFLLTTSNPFLRQFQVLNTQGRDLNPLLQDPGFLFHPPMLYMGYVGFSVAFAFAIAALWAGKVESSWSKWTRPWTLAAWCCLTAGITLGSWWAYRELGWGGWWFWDPVENASFMPWLVGTALLHSLAVTEQRHQFKAWTMLLAIAAFSLSLIGTFLVRSGVLTSVHAFAVDPQRGLFILGFLLFVIGGSLLLFLFRAQTLHATNNPSPLSRESALLLNNVFLVVIMLTVLMGTVYPLLVEGLGLGKLSVGAPYFNAVFVPLMIPMLLLMGLGIHLKWHSDSWMGVFKKLWSVAVLSIALPCALLLLTHHEFDASAFLGLVLATWIVLSTSKAVIKRIKERGGLTRVGQAYWGMVLAHFGVAASVIGIAVSTAYGVQDDVQMQPGKKIDLVGYSIEFVNQKPLDGPNYKGTQAQFKISHNGKTRLIYPEKRLYTIGQMAMTESAIDVTPFRDIYVALGEPLNGDSWSVRLYYKPFVRWIWAGGFMILAGGFFALTDRRYYQKRQTAGALA from the coding sequence ATGATTGCTGAGCTAGGACTTTTTTCTCTTATTCTGGCCTTAATGGCTTCCCTGGCTTTAGCAGTAATTCCGTTAATCGGCTTGCAATTAAAACGGCCTGAATGGATGGATGCCGCAAAATCCTATGTTGTTGCGCAGTTTTTATTTATTGCGTTAACCTATATCCTTCTTACGATTTGTTTCTTAAAAGATGACTTCACTGTTATTTACGTGATGAGTAACTCTAGTGTTGCCTTACCCTGGTTTTATAAGTTGTGCGCAGTATGGGGGGGGCATGAAGGTTCGATGTTGCTTTGGGTTGCGATTCTAAGTTTTTGGACCTTGATGGTAGCTTGTTTTAGTACAGGTTTAGATAAAGAAATGCGCACGCGCGTACTCGTTGTTTTGGGCTGGTTAAGCATTGGCTTTATTCTCTTTTTATTAACAACCTCAAATCCTTTTTTACGTCAATTTCAAGTGTTAAATACTCAAGGGCGTGATTTAAATCCTTTATTACAAGATCCTGGATTCTTATTTCATCCCCCCATGTTGTACATGGGCTATGTAGGCTTTTCAGTAGCGTTTGCTTTTGCTATTGCTGCTTTATGGGCTGGAAAGGTTGAAAGTAGCTGGTCTAAATGGACCCGACCTTGGACTTTAGCGGCTTGGTGTTGTTTGACTGCGGGAATTACTTTAGGTAGTTGGTGGGCTTATCGCGAGCTGGGTTGGGGAGGCTGGTGGTTCTGGGATCCAGTTGAAAATGCTTCATTTATGCCTTGGTTGGTAGGAACCGCTTTATTGCATTCTTTGGCTGTGACCGAACAGCGTCACCAATTTAAAGCGTGGACTATGCTTTTAGCAATTGCTGCTTTTTCTTTAAGTCTAATCGGTACCTTTTTAGTGCGTTCAGGGGTGCTTACCTCAGTGCATGCCTTTGCCGTGGATCCACAACGAGGTTTATTCATTTTAGGCTTTTTATTGTTTGTTATTGGTGGCTCCTTGCTGCTCTTTTTGTTTCGTGCGCAAACGTTGCATGCAACAAATAACCCTAGTCCTTTGTCGCGTGAAAGCGCGTTGCTTTTGAATAATGTGTTTTTAGTAGTGATTATGCTCACGGTTCTCATGGGGACTGTTTATCCATTATTGGTTGAAGGTTTGGGCTTAGGGAAATTATCGGTAGGGGCTCCATATTTCAATGCTGTATTCGTTCCCTTAATGATTCCTATGTTGCTGCTGATGGGCTTGGGTATTCATTTAAAATGGCACTCAGATAGTTGGATGGGTGTCTTCAAGAAATTATGGAGTGTGGCGGTACTGAGTATTGCGCTACCTTGTGCTTTATTATTACTGACTCATCATGAGTTTGATGCTTCAGCCTTTTTGGGATTAGTTTTAGCAACGTGGATTGTGTTAAGCACCAGCAAGGCAGTGATTAAACGCATTAAAGAGCGTGGTGGTTTGACTCGTGTTGGCCAAGCTTATTGGGGCATGGTATTAGCTCATTTTGGTGTTGCTGCTTCAGTGATTGGCATTGCCGTTTCCACTGCTTATGGCGTGCAAGATGATGTACAAATGCAGCCTGGGAAAAAAATTGATCTGGTTGGCTACTCTATTGAGTTTGTAAACCAGAAGCCTTTAGATGGGCCTAACTATAAAGGAACACAAGCACAATTTAAAATCAGCCATAATGGCAAAACAAGGTTGATTTACCCAGAAAAAAGACTCTATACCATTGGGCAAATGGCAATGACTGAGTCGGCCATTGATGTAACTCCATTTCGAGACATTTATGTTGCCTTAGGCGAGCCTTTAAACGGTGATTCCTGGTCGGTTCGTCTTTATTACAAACCCTTTGTGCGCTGGATTTGGGCGGGTGGGTTTATGATTTTAGCCGGTGGTTTTTTTGCATTGACTGACAGACGTTATTATCAAAAA
- the ccmE gene encoding cytochrome c maturation protein CcmE, translating into MNPARKRKLLILLSSFIALSIAAGLVLYALRQNISLFYTPTQIAEGQAPAKQAIRVGGMVEKGSLVRAKEGLRVEFRVTDLRQTVTVVHIGILPDLFREGQGVVVEGQLIDNQHVQATRVLAKHDEKYMPPEVKAALAPKVNS; encoded by the coding sequence ATGAATCCAGCTCGTAAACGTAAGCTTTTGATTTTATTGTCTTCTTTTATTGCTTTATCTATAGCCGCAGGTTTGGTTTTATATGCCTTGAGACAAAATATCAGTTTATTTTATACCCCAACGCAAATTGCAGAAGGACAAGCGCCAGCAAAACAAGCGATTCGCGTAGGGGGAATGGTTGAAAAAGGCTCATTAGTACGTGCTAAAGAAGGCTTAAGAGTTGAATTTAGGGTTACTGATTTGAGGCAAACTGTGACTGTAGTTCATATCGGTATTTTGCCTGATTTATTTCGTGAAGGGCAGGGGGTTGTTGTGGAAGGGCAATTGATTGATAACCAGCATGTTCAGGCAACTCGCGTACTAGCAAAACATGATGAAAAGTACATGCCTCCTGAAGTAAAAGCGGCGTTAGCGCCAAAGGTGAATTCATGA
- the ccmD gene encoding heme exporter protein CcmD — protein sequence MSQFYEWLTMGGYSIYVWPAYSLVSVVLVMNLLGMKWKKKQTRQKLQQWFKR from the coding sequence GTGAGTCAGTTTTATGAATGGTTAACGATGGGCGGCTATTCCATTTATGTGTGGCCTGCTTATAGTTTAGTTTCTGTTGTCTTAGTGATGAACCTTTTAGGGATGAAATGGAAAAAGAAACAAACACGTCAAAAATTACAACAATGGTTTAAACGCTAA
- the ccmC gene encoding heme ABC transporter permease CcmC, translating to MWKILYQLASPKSFYEYTGRLLPWLSFSAILTLIVGIVWGLAFTPPDYQQGDAFRIIYVHVPSAFLSMALYGWMGFLAVLLLVWRIKIAGLLINQVAQFGACMAFLALVTGSIWGKPMWGAWWVWDARLTSELILLLLYAAILATHQAVKNKEDGDRIIAILTLVGLIDLPIIHYSVYWWNTLHQGSTLSVFAKPKIDGSMLYPLLLSIIGFFLYALWIILEKARQELLFREKRQAWVKVQFEGEVK from the coding sequence ATGTGGAAAATATTATACCAATTGGCTTCGCCGAAATCCTTCTATGAATATACAGGGCGTTTGCTTCCCTGGTTATCGTTTAGTGCGATACTTACCTTAATCGTGGGAATTGTTTGGGGATTAGCTTTTACTCCTCCTGACTACCAACAGGGCGATGCTTTTCGTATTATTTACGTGCATGTGCCCAGTGCTTTTTTATCTATGGCACTTTACGGCTGGATGGGTTTTTTAGCCGTTTTGCTCCTGGTTTGGCGGATTAAAATTGCGGGTTTACTGATTAATCAAGTCGCTCAATTTGGGGCTTGCATGGCATTTCTTGCTTTGGTTACTGGAAGCATTTGGGGCAAACCAATGTGGGGTGCCTGGTGGGTTTGGGATGCACGGCTAACCTCTGAACTGATTCTTTTATTACTCTATGCCGCGATTTTAGCGACACACCAAGCGGTAAAAAACAAAGAAGATGGCGACCGCATTATTGCTATTTTAACTTTAGTCGGTTTGATTGATTTGCCGATAATTCATTACTCCGTGTATTGGTGGAATACCTTACATCAAGGTTCTACTTTATCGGTGTTTGCAAAGCCCAAGATTGACGGCAGCATGTTGTATCCACTTTTGTTGAGCATTATTGGATTTTTCTTATATGCATTATGGATTATTTTGGAAAAAGCACGTCAAGAGCTGTTATTTAGGGAAAAAAGACAAGCTTGGGTTAAGGTTCAATTTGAAGGGGAAGTTAAGTGA
- the ccmB gene encoding heme exporter protein CcmB, translating to MSSTISLFKNQCKRELLIQVRQIRFLINSCLFLLIFLFMFPLTLKPEVELLRTIVPGLVWMAILLSMLLSAERLFQQDYEQGVIEQWLVSGQSLPLMVCAKVIAHWLFLLLPLLILCPLVALLFSLTAWETWILALTILCGTPALLFLCALVAAFGAGSNQRGVLMALILLPLTLPLLIFGSGTLHVAMQSLPVNGYLALLLAMSVIAVGFLPYAITGVIRISHAE from the coding sequence ATGAGCTCCACTATTTCCTTATTCAAAAATCAATGTAAACGCGAATTATTAATTCAGGTAAGGCAGATTCGTTTTCTGATTAACTCCTGTCTTTTTTTATTGATCTTCTTGTTTATGTTTCCTTTAACCCTAAAACCGGAAGTGGAATTATTAAGAACTATTGTTCCAGGATTAGTGTGGATGGCAATACTCTTATCCATGTTATTGTCTGCAGAACGCTTATTTCAACAAGACTATGAGCAAGGGGTAATTGAACAATGGTTGGTTTCAGGGCAATCATTACCTTTAATGGTTTGCGCCAAGGTAATCGCTCATTGGCTGTTTCTTTTACTGCCATTATTAATCTTATGTCCTTTAGTCGCGCTATTATTTTCTCTAACAGCCTGGGAAACTTGGATTTTGGCACTGACTATTCTATGTGGAACGCCCGCTTTATTATTTTTATGCGCTTTGGTTGCCGCTTTTGGTGCTGGAAGTAATCAACGTGGCGTATTGATGGCATTAATATTATTACCGTTAACCTTGCCCTTGCTTATTTTTGGTAGTGGTACTTTGCATGTTGCCATGCAATCGTTACCGGTGAATGGTTACTTAGCATTATTGTTGGCTATGTCGGTGATCGCGGTAGGTTTTCTGCCTTATGCAATTACTGGGGTGATTCGAATTAGTCATGCCGAGTAA
- the ccmA gene encoding heme ABC exporter ATP-binding protein CcmA: MLDVINLSFDYQEQPVLNNVAFHLPAGGLLHLQGANGAGKTTLLKLIAGLYRPAEGEIHFSHKNIHQDLAEYQRQICFVGHKTGINPSLTLRENCLFDLHYKKQPIDELAAIFKLQAHLDYPCALLSAGQRRQVGLLRLWMSNAKLWLLDEPLVALDDTALEIIMTKVEEHRKEGGAILLTSHQKLPLNPAAYQEHRL; this comes from the coding sequence ATGCTTGATGTAATTAATCTCAGCTTTGATTATCAAGAGCAACCTGTACTTAACAACGTTGCTTTTCATTTGCCTGCCGGAGGACTGCTTCATCTTCAAGGGGCAAATGGTGCTGGAAAGACCACCTTACTCAAATTAATCGCTGGTTTATATCGTCCGGCTGAGGGAGAAATACATTTTAGCCACAAAAATATTCATCAAGATCTGGCTGAATATCAACGTCAAATATGCTTTGTAGGACATAAAACAGGAATCAATCCTAGTTTAACTTTAAGAGAAAACTGTCTGTTTGACCTGCACTATAAAAAGCAGCCGATTGATGAGTTAGCCGCTATTTTCAAGTTACAAGCTCACTTAGATTATCCTTGTGCATTATTATCAGCTGGACAGCGCAGGCAGGTTGGCCTATTACGTTTGTGGATGAGCAATGCTAAGTTGTGGTTGCTCGATGAACCTTTGGTGGCCCTCGATGATACTGCTTTAGAAATTATTATGACTAAAGTAGAAGAGCACCGAAAAGAGGGGGGGGCTATTTTGTTGACCTCTCACCAAAAATTACCGCTGAATCCAGCTGCTTATCAGGAGCATAGATTATGA
- the sohB gene encoding protease SohB, with the protein MEFLSQYGLFLLKSITVVVAFLVVFAGFFSMSRKPKGKLEVSSLNEHYEHLHSLMHKEIFGKKIPKQKNKKKKDPKRPSLYVIDFQGDIKASQVEQLRDEITAVLSVATSEDEVLIRLDSPGGVVNSYGLAASQLQRIRDKKIPLTVSIDKIAASGGYLMACVANHIIAAPFAIIGSIGVVAQIPNFHRWLKKHDVDIELLTAGEYKRTLTMFGENTEKGRKKFQEDLEKIHAAFRKYVASNREQLDMDEIATGEHWLATDALDLKLVDKLTTSDDYLIDKLASYKVFKLAIPPKTSLANKLLKPAMRFMHPWA; encoded by the coding sequence ATGGAATTCTTGAGTCAATATGGTTTATTCCTTTTAAAATCCATCACTGTAGTTGTTGCCTTTTTGGTGGTTTTTGCCGGCTTTTTCTCAATGAGCAGAAAGCCCAAAGGTAAATTGGAAGTTAGCTCTTTAAATGAGCATTATGAACATTTGCATTCATTGATGCACAAAGAAATTTTTGGAAAAAAAATCCCCAAGCAAAAAAATAAAAAGAAAAAAGATCCAAAACGTCCCTCACTTTATGTAATTGATTTTCAAGGGGATATAAAAGCATCACAAGTGGAGCAGCTCCGCGACGAAATCACCGCTGTTCTTTCAGTTGCTACCTCAGAAGATGAGGTTTTAATCCGCTTGGATAGTCCTGGGGGAGTAGTTAATAGCTATGGTTTAGCAGCTTCCCAACTGCAACGTATTCGCGATAAGAAAATCCCTCTTACTGTAAGTATTGATAAAATTGCTGCTAGTGGAGGTTACTTAATGGCCTGTGTTGCCAATCATATCATTGCCGCGCCTTTTGCAATTATAGGCTCTATTGGTGTCGTAGCACAGATCCCTAATTTCCATCGTTGGCTTAAAAAGCATGATGTTGATATCGAACTGTTAACTGCGGGGGAATATAAGCGCACATTAACCATGTTTGGCGAAAATACCGAAAAAGGCCGCAAAAAATTTCAAGAAGACTTGGAAAAAATACACGCTGCATTTAGAAAATATGTTGCCAGTAATCGTGAGCAATTAGATATGGATGAAATTGCTACGGGAGAGCATTGGTTGGCTACAGATGCTTTAGACTTAAAGCTTGTTGATAAATTAACTACGAGTGATGATTACCTTATCGATAAACTAGCCAGCTACAAAGTATTCAAATTAGCCATTCCCCCAAAAACATCTTTAGCTAATAAGCTACTTAAACCTGCCATGAGATTTATGCATCCTTGGGCGTAA
- a CDS encoding Nif3-like dinuclear metal center hexameric protein → MISQKELTSHLHQLLSCDRFNDYAPNGMQVEGKEQIKRICTAVTASEDVISQAIDWKADALLVHHGYFWRGESPVITGMKRQRLQKLLSHEINLLAYHLPLDCHLELGNNACLGKLFEVNSIQMHRAGGTDNLLWSGQLITAMSHNELSEFLAVKLGRQPLMIEGHNRKVSRIAWCSGGAQDYIEEANRLGVDAYLSGEVSERTYYEAQELGINYYACGHHATERYGIQALGEYLSSYFDLEYAFFDSANPV, encoded by the coding sequence GTGATTAGCCAAAAGGAATTAACCTCACACCTGCACCAGTTATTAAGCTGTGATCGTTTTAATGATTATGCGCCTAATGGCATGCAGGTAGAGGGTAAAGAACAGATTAAACGCATCTGTACTGCAGTAACTGCTTCTGAAGACGTGATTTCTCAAGCAATTGATTGGAAGGCAGATGCATTATTAGTACATCATGGTTATTTTTGGCGTGGTGAGTCACCTGTTATTACGGGAATGAAACGTCAACGACTGCAAAAATTATTAAGTCACGAGATTAATCTCCTCGCATATCATTTACCCCTTGATTGCCATCTTGAACTGGGTAATAACGCGTGCCTGGGAAAATTATTTGAAGTTAATTCGATACAAATGCACCGTGCTGGCGGTACAGATAATTTGTTATGGTCAGGCCAGTTAATTACAGCGATGAGTCATAATGAGCTTAGCGAGTTTTTAGCGGTTAAATTAGGGCGACAGCCTTTGATGATTGAGGGCCATAACCGTAAGGTCAGCCGTATTGCTTGGTGCAGTGGTGGTGCTCAAGATTATATTGAAGAAGCAAATCGTTTAGGTGTAGATGCTTATTTGAGTGGGGAAGTATCAGAACGTACTTATTATGAGGCGCAAGAACTAGGAATTAATTACTATGCTTGCGGACATCATGCTACCGAACGTTATGGTATCCAGGCTTTAGGTGAGTACTTAAGTTCTTATTTTGATTTGGAATATGCGTTTTTTGATAGCGCGAATCCGGTTTGA
- the murA gene encoding UDP-N-acetylglucosamine 1-carboxyvinyltransferase translates to MDKLLINGGKALHGEVVISGAKNAALPIMAASLLASDHVTISNVPHLKDITTMMELLGQLGAHLIVDEKMNVQVDSGQVNEFVAPYDLVKTMRASILVLGPMLARFGKADVSLPGGCAIGTRPVDLHLKALKSMGADITVKNGYINARCKRGRLQGKRIMFDTVTVTGTENILMAAALAEGTTVIKNAAREPEVVDLANFLIQMGAKISGAGTSIIEIEGVEALSGGTYSVMSDRIEAGTYLAAAALTRGHVTVKRVRPDTLLSQLCKFEEAGAELTIGEDWVSLNMNNLRPQAVNISTAPYPAFATDMQAQFMAMNSVAEGSSTIVETIFENRFMHVQELQRMGAQIQLNGNTAIINGVEKLTGAPVMATDLRASASLILAGLVAEGETTVERIYHVDRGYERIEEKLSLLGADIKRVSDR, encoded by the coding sequence ATGGATAAATTATTAATTAACGGTGGTAAGGCATTACATGGTGAAGTGGTTATTTCCGGTGCAAAAAATGCGGCTTTACCAATTATGGCAGCCAGTTTACTTGCCAGTGACCATGTGACCATTTCGAATGTTCCTCATCTTAAAGACATCACCACTATGATGGAATTGTTAGGACAATTGGGTGCTCATTTGATTGTTGATGAGAAAATGAATGTTCAGGTTGATTCTGGTCAGGTGAATGAGTTTGTTGCACCCTACGATTTAGTTAAAACCATGCGTGCCTCTATTTTAGTATTAGGCCCGATGTTAGCACGTTTCGGTAAAGCGGATGTGTCTTTACCTGGTGGATGTGCAATTGGTACACGCCCCGTTGATCTTCATCTAAAAGCATTAAAATCTATGGGTGCAGATATTACCGTAAAGAATGGCTACATCAATGCTCGTTGTAAACGTGGTCGTTTACAAGGTAAGCGTATTATGTTTGATACCGTGACCGTAACAGGTACTGAGAATATTCTTATGGCAGCAGCTCTTGCTGAAGGTACTACGGTAATTAAAAATGCTGCTCGTGAGCCAGAAGTAGTTGATTTAGCGAACTTCCTAATTCAAATGGGTGCTAAAATTTCCGGTGCGGGAACCTCAATTATTGAAATTGAAGGGGTTGAGGCACTATCCGGTGGTACTTACTCTGTAATGTCAGATCGAATTGAAGCAGGTACTTATTTAGCTGCTGCTGCGTTGACTCGCGGACATGTGACCGTAAAACGTGTACGTCCTGATACCTTATTATCGCAATTATGTAAGTTTGAAGAAGCTGGTGCTGAATTGACGATTGGCGAAGATTGGGTCAGCCTCAATATGAACAATTTACGCCCTCAAGCAGTGAATATTTCTACCGCACCTTATCCTGCTTTTGCAACAGACATGCAAGCTCAATTTATGGCAATGAACTCTGTGGCTGAAGGCTCTTCAACAATTGTAGAAACAATTTTTGAAAACCGTTTTATGCATGTTCAGGAATTACAACGTATGGGTGCTCAAATCCAGTTAAACGGTAATACGGCGATCATTAACGGGGTTGAAAAATTAACTGGTGCGCCTGTAATGGCAACGGATTTACGTGCGTCAGCCAGTTTAATTCTAGCCGGTCTTGTTGCTGAAGGGGAAACTACTGTAGAACGCATCTATCATGTGGATAGAGGGTATGAGCGTATTGAAGAAAAGCTCTCTCTATTAGGTGCAGACATCAAGAGAGTTTCTGATCGGTGA
- a CDS encoding BolA family protein produces MVSNEEIEQKLRSTNEVFFVKVDGDGYQYKVTVVSDVFLNKSKVARQQWVYAQLKELITTGKLHAISMETWTQEEWGRQHG; encoded by the coding sequence ATGGTAAGTAATGAAGAAATAGAACAAAAACTTAGATCTACTAACGAGGTATTTTTCGTTAAAGTGGACGGGGACGGTTATCAATATAAGGTGACTGTAGTCAGTGATGTATTTTTAAATAAGTCAAAAGTTGCTCGGCAACAATGGGTATACGCGCAGCTCAAAGAATTAATTACCACTGGCAAACTTCATGCGATAAGCATGGAGACGTGGACACAAGAAGAATGGGGGAGACAACATGGATAA
- a CDS encoding STAS domain-containing protein: MKTVHFKPLELSFKSVVEVRAQLYKTLMDDASTHLVLDLSEVTHCDSAGMALLIEARKLCKKNNKTFEIIGMSAETESLADFCGVKDILEVV, encoded by the coding sequence GTGAAAACAGTTCATTTTAAGCCTCTTGAGCTTAGCTTCAAATCAGTAGTTGAGGTGCGAGCTCAACTTTATAAGACTTTGATGGATGATGCGAGTACTCACTTAGTTCTTGATCTGAGTGAGGTAACTCATTGCGATAGTGCAGGGATGGCGTTACTTATCGAAGCCAGAAAGTTGTGCAAAAAAAACAATAAGACTTTCGAGATTATCGGTATGTCTGCAGAGACTGAGTCTCTAGCGGACTTTTGTGGTGTGAAAGATATTTTGGAAGTCGTTTAG
- a CDS encoding MlaC/ttg2D family ABC transporter substrate-binding protein: MRILKNILFVVGVILSPITMAQNSPVPMLEQTANEIIATLKENKANLKSNPGIIYAAVEKHLLPIVDVAGMSRSVLGRQAWMKASAAQRDNFSKEFTRLVIRTYSSPLAQYSDESVQFLPLRASANARFLRVNSVIVRGEGQNIPLTYSLVDKNGQWKIYDISVEGVSLLQSFRSQFAQVLQNSSMDDVIKQMQQKQLKRAS, encoded by the coding sequence ATGAGAATATTAAAAAATATTTTGTTTGTTGTTGGCGTGATTTTATCTCCTATAACCATGGCTCAAAATTCACCTGTGCCCATGCTGGAACAGACTGCAAATGAAATCATTGCGACCTTAAAAGAAAATAAAGCAAATTTAAAAAGCAATCCCGGTATTATTTATGCAGCGGTTGAGAAGCATTTATTACCTATTGTTGATGTCGCGGGTATGTCTCGTTCTGTTTTAGGTAGACAAGCTTGGATGAAAGCTTCTGCGGCACAAAGAGATAATTTCTCTAAAGAGTTTACACGTTTGGTGATTCGTACTTATTCTAGTCCATTGGCTCAATACTCTGATGAATCAGTACAGTTTTTACCGCTTAGAGCTTCAGCGAATGCCCGTTTTCTTCGCGTTAATAGTGTAATTGTGCGCGGCGAAGGTCAAAATATTCCTTTAACGTATAGTTTGGTTGATAAAAATGGCCAATGGAAAATTTATGATATTAGCGTTGAAGGTGTTAGTTTATTGCAAAGTTTTAGATCGCAATTTGCCCAAGTACTGCAAAACTCCAGTATGGATGACGTGATCAAGCAAATGCAGCAAAAACAATTAAAAAGGGCTTCTTAA
- the mlaD gene encoding outer membrane lipid asymmetry maintenance protein MlaD — protein sequence MSKQRYVDVSVGLFMLLGLLALLVMAMKVSNISDFMSHKSYNVTADFTDIGGLKVRAPVTVAGVKIGEVTRIELQPGELNAKVTMRLQSDKKIPYEDSSARILTQGLLGSNYISIVPGFDDDANRDHPYLRNGDVIAKTQEAVILENLIGQLLFNINKK from the coding sequence ATGAGTAAGCAACGTTATGTAGATGTGAGTGTTGGCCTATTTATGTTGCTTGGTTTGTTGGCCCTGCTGGTCATGGCAATGAAGGTCAGTAATATTTCTGATTTTATGTCTCATAAGAGTTACAATGTTACTGCAGATTTTACTGATATTGGTGGATTAAAAGTGCGTGCACCAGTTACGGTTGCTGGGGTTAAAATTGGTGAAGTAACGCGTATTGAATTACAACCAGGTGAGCTTAATGCCAAGGTTACTATGCGTTTACAAAGCGATAAAAAAATTCCCTATGAAGATTCTTCAGCACGAATTTTAACGCAAGGCTTGCTTGGTTCCAATTATATTAGTATTGTGCCCGGTTTTGACGATGATGCAAACCGTGATCATCCTTACTTACGTAATGGGGATGTAATTGCTAAGACGCAAGAAGCAGTGATTCTTGAAAATTTAATCGGTCAGCTGTTATTTAATATCAATAAAAAGTAA
- the mlaE gene encoding lipid asymmetry maintenance ABC transporter permease subunit MlaE: protein MLDLIMRLGNRGTHVLQNLGSSGLFLFLMLFRKPNIRKLWPLLCYQIHFVGVLSCLIIVVSALFIGMVVGLQGYNTLQKFGAATQLGQLLALSIARELGPVISALLFAGRAGSALTAEIGLMKATEQLSSMDMMGVDPLGRVIYPRFMAGFITLPVLALIFSAVAIFGGYFIGVHWLGVDSGSFWSNMQAAVNFRIDVLSGIIKSLVFAFVVTWIAVFQGFECVPTAEGISQATTKTVVYASLAVLGLDFLLTAMMIGDW from the coding sequence ATGCTTGATTTGATTATGCGCTTGGGAAATCGTGGCACTCACGTTTTACAAAATCTGGGTAGCTCGGGTTTGTTTTTGTTTTTGATGCTATTTCGCAAGCCCAATATTAGAAAATTATGGCCTTTATTGTGTTATCAAATTCATTTTGTTGGTGTTTTATCGTGTTTAATTATTGTTGTTTCAGCTCTATTTATCGGTATGGTTGTGGGATTACAAGGTTATAATACGTTGCAAAAATTTGGTGCAGCCACCCAATTAGGCCAGCTCTTGGCATTAAGTATTGCCAGAGAACTTGGGCCGGTAATTAGTGCATTACTATTTGCTGGTCGAGCTGGTTCTGCATTGACTGCAGAAATTGGGTTGATGAAGGCCACAGAACAATTATCCAGTATGGATATGATGGGAGTCGACCCCTTGGGCCGAGTTATTTATCCTCGCTTTATGGCGGGGTTTATTACGCTACCCGTTTTGGCCTTAATTTTTTCAGCAGTAGCGATCTTTGGTGGCTACTTTATTGGGGTGCATTGGTTAGGTGTTGATTCTGGAAGCTTTTGGTCCAATATGCAGGCGGCAGTAAATTTTCGTATTGATGTGCTCAGTGGTATCATTAAGAGTTTGGTGTTTGCTTTTGTTGTAACTTGGATTGCGGTATTTCAGGGGTTTGAGTGTGTGCCTACAGCAGAAGGTATTAGTCAGGCGACGACCAAAACGGTTGTCTATGCGTCGCTTGCTGTGTTAGGTCTGGATTTTTTGTTGACTGCAATGATGATTGGAGATTGGTAA